The Neofelis nebulosa isolate mNeoNeb1 chromosome 1, mNeoNeb1.pri, whole genome shotgun sequence sequence TCTAAATTATCATATGCAACTCAATCCCAATTGTGGTTGCTCCACGGAAGAATTTAATCCAGTTCCTCCGGCCTggcaaaggtttttgtttttgttttccatcagAGAGTAGCTGACTTCAGTAAGGCATTTATAATATCCAAGggcttgttttcctttaaaaagaaattaagagactACTCTTATCAGACTCCCCTCCTTAGGTGTTTTGGAACAAAGTTCCTATGGAACAGAAATTCTGTAACCTAAGATCACAGACCCTTTAAGAGTCTGGTTAAATCTTATTCACAGAAAAATGCACAAGCAACAGAATTCTGCAAATCAGTCTACAGAACAAGGTAAAGAATTAGTAGCCTATAGACAGACAAGACTATGGAAAAGATGGTCAATGTGGCAAGTGGCATCCTTGAGgacctctccctcccttcattccttaACCAGCATGTAGGAAAAAGGTGCGAGTACTAGTGCAGGCCTGTTCCAAGGAATGTGGGGTTCCATTCATGGGCAACTTTGGCTTGGAAGCTTCTCTCTGGCCTAGGGATGCACTGCAGTCTAAGACTATCTGTCaaatctttccttcctctctcctttcagaGGTGTCAGACTTGCCCTGTGGTCTGAAGACGCCACTGGCCTTCAGAGTATTCATAtggtcttctctttccttttgtacTTCCCAGGAactttacaaatttaaaaaaaaaaaaaaaggagatggagatggagaaatattaaggttttaagagtttttttgtttttgagagagacagcgtggggggtagaaagagaatcctaaacagactccacaatgtcagtgcaaagcccaacacaaaacttgaacccatgaaccatgaaatcatgacctgagctgaaaccaagagttggaggctcaaccaactgagccacccaggcatcccaaaactCTAATAATTCTAATCCTTCTTGGGGTCTGCTTCTAGGAGAATTCAGACTATCCACCAGCATGTGCTGCTGTTTTCACAGCACCTTTACACAGCGCTCAGAATAAAGGACCTTGGATTCTTCCAATCCTCACTCCAGTAGCACCCTTCTACATAGAAACTATGCCTCTTAAGACAATGACTTCTTGCCCAATGGGATGAAGCCCCTGGAAGCCCACAGGTCAGTGATGTTCTGGTTTCACAGACACCAAGGGTAGTTTTGAGATTTTTGCCTCCAGTTCTAAGACAAGACCCACGGAGGTTAAGCACCAATGGTTATGACAGAAATTGCCATGGAAGGCCAAATTAATAAGGTCCGATGTGTAAAAGGCATTACGTTTGTTAGGCCTGAATATAGGACTCTCACTAATGCTAGAAAAATCCTTCACATTTATACTAATCATGgttctttaattttcaaaaccaaGTTCTGAAAAGTGATGACACTATTCAACGGGGAGAAGACACCATCAGGTCAAGTAGTAACAGCCAAAGCAAAAATCCTAGTCCAAAGTATGAGTGACCTTCTGTATTCACCAGAGATTCCAACAGTTAGTGTGCAACTCAAAGTCAGTTCTTAGGTGTGCCAGCAGAAGCTCTTAAGTATGCAAATGCTCTGTTATCTGGGTGCCACAATGCCCCAATCATGCTCAGCATTAGCTGAGGCTTTCAGGTGAAGGAGTAGGTGAGATTCTGAGATTGGATTGTACCAGAATCCAACCAGGCTCTATCACTTGTCCTAAATCACTTCTGTTCCATTGTTAATGTTTAGGGCACACAGTATTAAATGACAGTATCACCCTAACCTTTTCTCCTAGTAAGACATGTAAGGATCAAATCAGCATTATTTTTCAATCAGCACTGTGATTAAAACGTTGTAACACGAGACAGAGAAGGACCATCTTTTTAATTCAAGTTCCCCTTAAATTCTCAACCAGCAAACTAACCAAATACTTAGTTTTATaagctttttctcttcccttccccctttatTCTTAGTTTATGATGTTAAGCTCTTAATGACAAAGAAGCCAAGCCCACCTGGGTAGTTTTCCAACACACGTAAAGCCAATCACAGTCATACTTCCATTTTAACCAAGCATGACAACAAGGTGACTGAGTAGCTTTCCAAACTACCAGAGCAGCAGGCACTACCTTGCATAGGCTGGCGTTAAATCTGCACTTCATAAATCGTGCAGGCTCCTGCCCATTTAGATGATCTCTTCTCTGCAGAATCGGCAGTCTAACACTGGTTCTTCCAAGCATTAAAAATCATCACTCTGCTATCCCAACTCACTGTTCAGATGGGTCTTCCTGAATGCAGCCTTTATTACAACCTCACTGCTGCTTCATACACTGCAGGAATACCATGTTTTTAAGTCAGGAGCTCTCTTTCTCGCTTTATTATAATCAAGGGGTCTTACAACGACCCCAATACTGTTAAAAAGCACAGTGCTTTATAACAGTAAAGCTTCTGGAAAACCCAAACAAAAGACACGTCACCCGGTGACGTCAGCCTATATACAGTTCTGTGTGGTCGCAGCACATAAGCAATTCCATTCTTGTGCCGTTTCTCGGAAAAGCTTTTCAGTAAATGCACTCATGCTGCTCCAGGAGCTCTTCTCTGCAACAAGCCGCCCATCTGCCATCAACAAGTTAAGACCGAGAGAACTAACGGCTGCGGAAAGGAGAGACTGAAGCTTTGATTAACCAGCTGAGCAGTTAAAGGAGGACGAAATTTAATAACTTACATTCAAAACTGATTGAGGaatcagagaagacagagaaaatgaaaccaatGCTTTCGAGAGGAATATCCTAAGGAAAAAATAACTCACCCTGCTGGATGATTTTACTCAGAAAGCCTGGGACACAGAAAACAGGAAACTGGTCAAAGGCTCCTGCATGTTAGAGCCTTTTACAGACTCACTGCGTTGAGTCTAACAACCGCGACTGAATGCAGCCTCCAATGTGCTCAGAAGAATGGGTAAGTCCATGCATTTATGTGTCTTATACAGTCAGCAAGgtatcatgctttttaaaataagccacCAAATTCACATTTTATGAGGGAGATCACTGTCAAATTTCTGGGTTTTGAGGTTTAGGTAAAAGCCTATACTGCTAATGACAgaatattctttatcttttttcttaatggtttAAGTTGTGTTCTAGTCATACTAACAAGGTTTTTCTGcagcaaatgaaaaataagttatATGCAGTGAAATCTTTCGCCATAAtgttatgttgttttttttaagagctcATACATTCTGCTGAAAAATATCCTATCTTCTTGTTTTCCTTAAATTATATTCTGCAGGCTTACATTTCAAGTGGCCATTAGGGGCCCCTATGCTGGCAGCAATATATGCAATGagtatggttttaaaaatgcTGCCTGCCCTGGGTATGGCGTGTCCACCCAAATGCCGCTGCGAGAAGCTGCTCTTCTACTGCGACTCTCAGGGCTTCCGCTCAGTGCCAAACGCCACAGACAAGGGCTCTCTGGGCCTGTCCCTGAGGCACAATCACATCACAGAGCTCGAAAGGGATCAATTTGCCAGCTTCAGTCAACTTACCTGGCTCCACTTAGACCACAATCAAATTTCAACAGTAAAAGAAGATGCTTTTCAAGGACTATATAAACTTAAGGAATTAATCTTAAGTtccaacaaaatattttatttaccaaaCACAACTTTTACTCAACTGATTAACCTGCAAAATTTGGACCTGTCTTTTAATCAGCTGTCATCTCTGCACCCAGAGCTCTTCTATGGCCTTCGGAAACTGCAGACCTTGCATTTACGGTCCAACTCCCTGCGGACTATCCCAGTACGCCTATTCTGGGACTGTCGTAGTCTGGAGTTTCTGGATTTGAGCACAAACCGTTTGCGAAGTTTGGCTCGCAATGGATTTGCAGGATTAATCAAACTGAGAGAGCTTCACCTAGAGCACAACCAGCTGACGAAGATTAATTTTGCTCATTTCCTACGGCTAAGCAGTCTGCACACACTCTTCTTACAATGGAACAAAATTAGCAACTTGACATGTGGGATGGAGTGGACCTGGGGCACTTTAGAAAAGCTAGACCTGACTGGAAATGAAATCAAAGCCATCGACCTGACAGTGTTTGACACGATGCCTAATCTTAAAATTCTCCTCATGGATAACAACAAGTTAAATAGCCTTGATTCCAAGATCTTAAACTCCCTGAGATCCCTCACAACTGTTGGCCTCTCTGGCAATCTGTGGGAATGCAGCCCTCGAATATGTGCTTTGGCCTCCTGGCTGGGCAGTTTCCAAGGTCGGTGGGAACATTCCATCCTATGTCACAGTCCTGACCACACCCAAGGAGAGGATATACTAGATGCAGTCCATGGATTTCAGCTCTGCTGGAATTTATCAACCACTGTCACTGCCATGGCTACAACTTATAGGGATCCAACCACTGAATATACAAAAAGAATAAGCTCATCAAGTTACCatgtgggagacaaagaaatccCAACTACTGCAGGCATAGCAGTTACTACTGAGGAACACTTTCCCGAACCAGACAATGCCATCTTCACTCAGCGGGTAATTACAGGAACAATggctttattgttttctttcttttttattatttttatagtgttCATCTCCAGGAAGTGCTGCCCTCCCACTTTAAGAAGAATTAGGCAGTGCTCAATGATTCAGAACCACAGGCAGCTCCGATCCCAAACACGACTCCATATGTCAAACATGTCAGACCAAGGACCGTATAATGAATATGAACCCACCCATGAAGGACCCTTCATCATCATTAATGGTTATGGACAGTGCAAGTGTCAGCAGCTGCCATACAAAGAATGTGAAGTATAATATCTACCCGTCATCAAAAATTACATCAGATAAGTAACCTATTTTACATAGTAGGGGATAAATACATACCTAATTTTTACCAATGGTGACATTAAGCCTAATTTTCCAAACCAAGTGGAGACTTAAGTTTTTGAAGTgttgaagtatttttaattttttttaatgaacccATATTTTAAGTGTTATATGAAGCAAAGCTCATATTAATTTGCACTCTTGTTGCAAAGTCTAAAAAtgcttatttcaaaataagacatttcatgtatgtaattattatatactaTCATGTGTAAACATTTACACTAAGGTCTccatatgctatttttttctactgaaaacagtttggaaagAAGCTACTGAGCAGAAAAAGATATGGATCAATACTTGTTAGATCACTGCTCTCCATCCCAAGAACCACAACTGGCTTGCTGCTTAAAAGGAGGCTTAGCAAAGTTTTCATCTATGACAatttggtatttactcaaatctACAATTTATTGCCAGTGTGGGAAGTAGAATTTCATGTATGCTGAAGACTGGTAAATATTAAACACTCTTCTTCCAGAGTTTTTGCCTGGGTTAGTAGATACTATCAAAGTCCACATTATGAAATCAGAACCCTTTATGTAATTCTAATAAGCTGAGTGACtctctttaatatatttaaacaatGAATCCAAGTGATTGTGAAAAGGTCTCATTACAATGAAATCAATAGTAAATAATCACACTGACTTCACATTATACAACTCTAATTTGACTTATAATGGAAATGTTGATTTTTGTGGCACTTAGACAATTTTTAAACTAATCTAAAAATCATCATTTTACTAATTAGTTTACTAAATcctatatttacatttatatgtgaaaaaagatttagaaattatTTCGGAGAGAAAAGAGATAAACTGAGTCCATTTAACAATCCTGTGACCTGTTCCCTGTAGTATGAAAGCACACACAccaattctctccctccctctacgaTCAAAGATGCCTTGACAAAGGGGTTTAAacctctttcttctgccttttcctAATCTTCAAACCTCaaaaagccaaattaaaaataatcggCTAGCAACAGAATATACTAGAATACAGTATAATggaaccaagaaaaaaatcactttctaaaTATGATATGCTAAAATTTGACTGTTTAATAAAGATACATATCCATACTGTAAGAGGAGTTCCTTCTAAGTGAAGGGAATAACATTACTGAGGCAAGCTTTCTCATGGGAGAATACCCTACATGCCTGTGCAGCCACACAGTGGTAACCTGAAggtggcaaggatgtgaaggGATGAAACAGAAAGGCAGCATTTTGAAATGTGACCCACAGAAACAGTTTAGCTTAAGTTAAAAAGGCAACCAAGAGAGAGGCAAAGGTTAACTACACAATCTGCATCAAACAGGGCAAGGCCCTGGGTCCTGCAGCTGAAAAAGAAAGTGTTAATAGATACATTCCATAATTAACAAATGATAACGATGCCACACTTTTCATGCAGAAAACTGCCGtaagtattttgtttctttgattatgATTTCTACAAAGAAACTATGACATATTTGGGATTTAGATGAAAGTCACCAATCCATACATAATTTTTCCATAAACGAGGCTCCATGTATGCAGCAGCTAAACCCATTAAATTAGACCACtgacttaattttgaaaaaatgagcATTTCTACAACTGACATTTAATGTATGTGAAAAAAGGCATGTATCCTTAGAGAAAAccacaaccattaaaaaaaaacaacaggttaTCTTTTCCTTAAGATGACCATTAACATGATATCCATCATTCAGAgcatattttcctctcaggattgaaatgaaaacatgctaagACTACAGTTTAACCCTCaagatttaattataatttttttcttctttaatactaAGAGAAAGGGGTCTTCTTtaatacatttcaaagaaaacatgtCTTGTAAAAAAGCAGATGAGATCACAAATTATTAAGGTAAAAATGTGCTCTATTTTTTAAGGTGGATAGATTAGTTTGGCAAAGTCTCAGCCCAGCTGTGTTCAGCTGATCTTGAGCGGTGAGCATTTCATTTCTTGTTAAACCAGCCTGGGCCTGCCTGGGCAGAGACAGAAGCTGATTTCACAACATAGAGCACAACTCACTACTTCCCCATGGAGGGGCTGGATCAGAAGCCCCATTACAAATGAGAGCTCCACGAGCTAAAATTTACCAACCCATTTATCAGGGTAACCATGGCCATTTGTCTCGGCACAGCTTTGTCACAATACAACTGGGCCCGGAACACAGACTCTACCAGCCCTGAAGGATAGCAATGGAGTATTTTCCATCACTGCATCCACAACCAATATTAATTGAAATTATGAAGAATGAGAAATACTGGCTGAGAATTCCCACAGTAATCTTAAAGATTATACTTAGTAAAATGGACCACCAATTGACAAAATCCTTAATGTATATAGAAAAGTAAATTGGAAAAGCAAGCCATTCATTAATTCTGGCGAACAGCATAGCAAAGCCACAAAGGAATATTTTCCAgttgaaaactgtaaaatttttTGCCCTCCATTTTTTTGGTAATGCTCTCAGAGAAAAGTAACGGTGCCAGatagcattttcctttttccatttaaagTGCAAACTTCCCTTTTCAATTGCCTGTAGAAGGCAGGATTCCATTTAATTTTGGCCTATTTGTGTTTCAGTATCAGCACAGGTTTGAAGATGAGACTGTTAGTCATCTGTGCTCTCTTTACCAACTGGCTAGGGCAGAAGAGCATCACAGCTACACTGCAGATCCTGGTAATACAATGTTAgggcttttgtttttcagtgtagTCTTATCTTCTTCagcacctcctcctcccccaccaacccCGGCCTTTTTTCACTTTCAAGGTTAGAGGAAAATGATCATTTAATCGAGaaccagaaaaataattaaatctctcTGGACAAAGAAAAGCTAAGAAGGCTATGATACTGTACCCACCTAGTAACCCAGAGCTTGTTTGGAATCGTTTATATTCATTTCTGTAACTTGCCAGCGATTTCAATCACTCTTCTGAAATGAGAGTGGGCCGATAAATTTGCAAATCCACACACAACTCAGAGAATACCCACTGCCAACATCAAATAGCAAAGATACTAATTTTTTAAGCCAAAAATCTGCACTAACACATGTAATTTCTTAATGTGCCTAAGTTAATTTCTATACCGATTCAATGAATGGAATTGATTGAACTTTCCAACTCCACTAATTATTAAAATCCATCTGCTTATTCTAATGCTAGTCACCAAGAGCTAGACTCCATCTTTCCAATAAAAATGAGCCCTCTGTATCGCTAGGTCCAAAACCTAAAATTCAAAACAGGCATATCATTTTCTTAATGCATACTTCCTACACAGGTTATCAGGGAATAAAAGGCTGTATAATGCCCCATTCTCTCCCTAAAATGTGGATAtctatatgaaattttaaaagaatatttttagaagCTTAGCTCCTAACAGAGATATACAGTGACAGACCTGTCTCAAAAGTCTGTTTTAGGCCATGATTTTCCGATCTTATTGGCTAAAGAGCTTCAACTAGAAAAAAACTAAGGATGATAAAGTCATTCatagataattaaatatttctgttCTTAACCTAGGGCAAACTCATAGTGCTTGAATATGgccaaaaacaaatagaaaatggcTGTTAAGCTTTCATCCAGCTATTACAAACATTTAGAAACATCTGCTACTCCTTCAACTAACCTATTCTTCTTCCTTGATAAACTAAAAACAAGTCTGATATATGGAATGTTTGATGAACCTTCTTATCAACACTGAGACTGGACACTAAAAGTCCAAACACATTGTGTTCAATTACCTTAAGAgccttttttgggtttttttttttgttttgttttgtttttttggctggGAGGTGGGCAACTGGGTTGGGAAGAAAATACTTATTAtattgggggctggggtgggggtggtaacAAAGTGCAGTGTACAGGAaagttttgttattaaaattgtATATACTGTACAAagtgaatgtcttttttttaagctttcccTTGGTAGGCAAGTAATTTTGACACGTGAAACTTGAAAAAGCCATTTGTGACAGACACAGAAACCTTAAATGAACATCTGTTTTGTACCATGTTCTCTACAATGCCAAATGTGCCAGTTGAGTAAAGGGCAGCTAATTGACTGTCTTCGTTAAGAGACAGGTTAAACTAAGCTAAGAAGAAAGTaatgggtgtggggtgtgggcagGTGGGGAATTGTCGGGGGGGTGGAGAGTGGGAGGCCTAGTTAAAAAGCTACCGTGACAATACCTAACAGTTACACATTAACAAGGTACTCTTAGCAAGCCTTAGCAAATAGACAAACAGCTATCCTTGAGAATCACAGGGCCTAAGGTTGGCTGCCATCTCCCATTCTCCCCAAAAGTAGACTGCTACCACACCACAGCCTGGGCAGCTTCAAAAAGGTTGCCTCTACCCAGCAAATGGCAACTTGGCCTTTACCTTGGGGGTCCACTGGTGGGAGACAGATCCCAGCAGCACCTTGCACACCACTCCTGGGAGGGATGTCCACAGGAGTTGACCATGCTGGGATCTCTAGGATCCCTACATGACCCATTCTATCCCAGACACCAGCTCAGTAAATATGGATATGGAAAAGGAAGGCAAGATTTTCAACTAGTGTCCCTTGCTTGGCATAAATACCCCCCAGAACAGGACGCTATGCCTGGGCAGCACTGGGGGCAGAAAGGGCCCTGGTCTCAAGGAACTGACTGCCAGGAGCTGCCATACTTGTCAGGATACACTTATTACTTCTCCAGGTCCAGAGCAGTGCAGTAGGATCAGACAGGCAAGAAGAAATAAGGCCACCCCTTTCATCCAGAGATGAGGGGATCAGAGAATCAGAGAAGCTAGGACAGTGATCACACCAGGAATCTCAGCAGCAAcgagggcagaggcaggaaggaaccACAGCACAAAATTTTATTGTCAAACTCATCCACTATGCACTAGAGGGCACAGGTGATAGTGGTTTCAAACTGCACAAAGGACTGAATTCCTATACTTTATGGAGTTAAAAAAGCTTATTAACCTAATTGTCATACATTTAAATCTTGAAAATCCCTTGTAAAGCTACATCTCATTTCTTTATCAGTTATTTTAATTAGTTTTGCCTGTATGCCACAGCATTCTCAGGTTCCCACTCAAATTTATAATAGATTTCTTCAAGGTCTgtttcaagtgatttttttcctttctttaaatatatctaACCAGCTGGGTACTCAAATCTCCCTTAGACAGAATGTACTACAAATTGTCTTTCACAAAGAGCCAAGGGAAAGAGAGGTGAAAAATCACAGCTATTCCTAACATTTCTCCTCCTTAGCATGAGTTCCTCCACACTAGCCAAAGTTTTGGAAACACTCTTTAGAGACAGATGTTGAGCCTCCTTTCCTCTATCCAAAGAGGACACactaaagaggaagaaatttccAAAGGAAAGTACCATGAGGCATCCTATCATGCAAACTTTGGAAACTTAACATACACCATCCCTTTATACATGGAGGCCTAAGAGTAAAGCCTAGCACATGGCCTCCAACTCAGGACCTCCCACTAGAAACCCAACATAAAGGAGCATCTGCGAACAATCACCCTGAAGGCAGGGCCAATGACTCTACCACCACCCTAAGAGAGAAGACTCTCCTCTCACCTGagaactagattttaaaactgtAGTCTCAGAGACAATACCCAAAGTCTTTTTACAACTTTCATCAAGCCCCTTTACCAAGAACCATGGTAAAAAGATGTAAACATGTCATAACTTCACTGAATATCCTTTCAAAATTGTGTCCAGAGAACAAGAACTCCATCGTTAGGCTccatatttgtattaaaaaaaaaatacacacacacgcacgcacatatatatacatatacgtgcacacatatatacatatgtgtataactTAAATAcatagtattatatatacatatatttaaataacctCTAGGTTACTTCTttgaaaaatcagacaaaaactcTACAGCCATTTATATTAGCCTACATGTTCATCATCATGAGAAGCAAAAAGCTCCTCTTGAGATAGACTAAAACATTTCCCATAGCCTAGCTGCCAAACACATAGAGGCAAACTGCTCAGCACTTTAAACCTTTGACAACTAtttatttatcacttacatataacttAATTCTATGAAGTCAAGGAAACTTAGGAAAATACACTCCTATGTACAAAATGGTTGAAATAAGGATGCGAAAACATCAGAAGCAGGGATTCTTAATTCTAAGGGCCCAGGATATGTTTCACGGAATGCAAGAACCTCTTGtaattataatgtaattataatatattatatatataattatatatatataatatattatataatgtaattataatgCAAATATTGTATGTATGTCTAAATATCTCCCCAGATTCTAAAGGGTGTTGGTAACTTACAAAAAAGCCCTAGTAGAGCAATGAAATAGTTCTTTTGAGTTACactactttgttgtttttttatatataattttgttttaatctttatttagttttgagagagagacagagtgcaaggtggggaggaacagaaagagagggaaacacagaatccgaagcaggctccaggctgtcagcacagagcctgatgtggggctagaactcacaaacagtgagatcatgacctgagccaaagtcagacactcaaccgactgagccacccaggcgaccctgagTTACACTACTTTGGCCTTGATCCTCCTGGTGGCTAAGGCAAAGAGCAAAACCAAAAGCTTTCATCTGATAAAAGGAGCACACTACTTTATTTGAGGGGAGAGACACTTACATGCAAAACCCTGTTAATTACTTATAAAACAGAACCAGCTGTAGTATCAATAAGGAAAAATGTCAGACAGTATCTCCAAAGAGGTTCTGAAGAACAGGCAAGCTTGTCAACCCTTGAAAAAGCTAAGGGTAAGGAAGTCTACATAAGCATGGTGCCTATAAAGTCAGCAAGATCGAACATGCACCTACTTGGGAGAATAGTTCACGTTTCCTCCTTATCAAATCCCTAGGATCCAAACTACAGTGTTCCATCACCTAAGGGACACCCAGTAAGTATATGCTCCATTATAAGACTTATAGATGAGGAGtacaatgtaaaatttaaaattcttctacCACATcatgaaagaaatacatttcatgcaTCATCTCTAGTTGTGCCAACAATAATCATAAATGTTCTACTTGGATAAGATGTCT is a genomic window containing:
- the LRRTM2 gene encoding leucine-rich repeat transmembrane neuronal protein 2, which encodes MGLHFKWPLGAPMLAAIYAMSMVLKMLPALGMACPPKCRCEKLLFYCDSQGFRSVPNATDKGSLGLSLRHNHITELERDQFASFSQLTWLHLDHNQISTVKEDAFQGLYKLKELILSSNKIFYLPNTTFTQLINLQNLDLSFNQLSSLHPELFYGLRKLQTLHLRSNSLRTIPVRLFWDCRSLEFLDLSTNRLRSLARNGFAGLIKLRELHLEHNQLTKINFAHFLRLSSLHTLFLQWNKISNLTCGMEWTWGTLEKLDLTGNEIKAIDLTVFDTMPNLKILLMDNNKLNSLDSKILNSLRSLTTVGLSGNLWECSPRICALASWLGSFQGRWEHSILCHSPDHTQGEDILDAVHGFQLCWNLSTTVTAMATTYRDPTTEYTKRISSSSYHVGDKEIPTTAGIAVTTEEHFPEPDNAIFTQRVITGTMALLFSFFFIIFIVFISRKCCPPTLRRIRQCSMIQNHRQLRSQTRLHMSNMSDQGPYNEYEPTHEGPFIIINGYGQCKCQQLPYKECEV